A stretch of Gemmatimonadota bacterium DNA encodes these proteins:
- the lpxD gene encoding UDP-3-O-(3-hydroxymyristoyl)glucosamine N-acyltransferase, translating into MAEVAEMVGGKLRGDGSLAVTAVRPTAEAGPGELAFLASGRYARELSKCAAPAYLVSKELASRIPAEAGAVVVETPHAALRVVLDRLHPAREARPGIHPTAVVGRSVELGEDVVVGPYAVIEDGATIGDRARIGAHCVVGEGAGVGGRSVLHPHVVLYHGCRIGERCIVHSGVRIGSDGFGFVFRDGSHRKIPQVGAAIIGDDVEIGANSTVDRGSIGDTVVGSGSKLDNLVHIAHNVRVGARSLFAALVGVAGSTRVGRDVWMGGKVGVSDHLTIGDGARLAIASKVMKNVAAGTTVSGHPAGPHRRQMRQQAGARRVGKLERRVRKIERVLALRGGSKPPARAPEETPDARSDHSDREESHLD; encoded by the coding sequence TTGGCGGAGGTCGCGGAGATGGTCGGCGGTAAGCTCCGAGGAGACGGAAGCCTCGCGGTGACCGCCGTCCGCCCCACGGCGGAGGCGGGTCCCGGAGAGCTCGCCTTTCTGGCAAGCGGTCGCTACGCGCGCGAGCTGTCGAAGTGCGCGGCCCCGGCGTACCTGGTGTCGAAGGAGCTGGCGAGCCGGATCCCGGCCGAGGCCGGCGCGGTGGTCGTGGAGACACCCCACGCTGCGCTCCGGGTCGTACTCGATCGGCTTCATCCTGCCCGGGAAGCGCGTCCCGGCATCCACCCCACCGCAGTCGTCGGACGTTCGGTCGAACTCGGCGAGGACGTGGTCGTCGGCCCGTACGCCGTGATCGAGGACGGAGCGACGATCGGCGACCGGGCGCGCATCGGTGCGCACTGCGTCGTGGGCGAGGGGGCCGGCGTAGGTGGCCGGAGCGTGCTCCACCCGCATGTGGTCCTCTACCACGGCTGCCGGATCGGCGAGCGCTGCATCGTCCATTCGGGCGTCCGCATCGGTTCGGACGGCTTCGGCTTCGTCTTCCGAGACGGAAGCCACCGGAAGATCCCGCAGGTGGGCGCGGCGATAATCGGCGACGACGTCGAGATCGGCGCCAACTCGACCGTGGACCGCGGATCCATAGGCGACACCGTGGTCGGTTCGGGATCGAAGCTCGACAACCTCGTTCACATCGCCCACAACGTACGCGTCGGCGCGCGGTCGCTCTTTGCGGCGCTGGTCGGCGTCGCGGGCTCCACCAGGGTGGGGCGCGACGTCTGGATGGGCGGCAAGGTCGGGGTGAGCGATCACCTGACCATTGGAGACGGCGCGCGGCTGGCGATCGCCAGCAAGGTCATGAAGAACGTGGCCGCCGGAACCACCGTGTCGGGACATCCCGCCGGACCCCACCGAAGACAGATGCGACAGCAGGCCGGCGCGCGCCGGGTGGGCAAGCTCGAACGGCGGGTGCGGAAGATCGAGCGCGTTCTCGCTCTCCGGGGCGGCTCGAAGCCGCCCGCCCGCGCTCCGGAGGAGACGCCCGACGCGCGGAGCGACCATTCGGATCGGGAGGAATCGCACCTTGATTAA
- the lpxC gene encoding UDP-3-O-[3-hydroxymyristoyl] N-acetylglucosamine deacetylase: protein MIKQRTITRAFTLDGVGVHTGASTSVTVGPAPANSGVVFLRTDLGGARPIPALLDNVRDLRRGTSLGSDGAEVGTVEHLLAALSSSKVDNALVEVDGPEVPVRDGSFSDFHEAVVAAGSEEQDADAHVLELESPVVWRGRGGTSYAALPAPELEVAVSIEYPHSLIGRQYGHFRAGADFPDAIAPARTFGFRSDAAELNAAGRALGASPENTVVIGEEGEPAPELRFPDEFVRHKAGDLLGDLALLGGRLHAKIVAERPGHEGNVEFARRLRLALVRDSRKPVLDVTAIMKFLPHRYPMLLVDRITDYEPGRKITGIKNVTINEAFFQGHYPGHPVMPGVLIVEAMAQVGGLLLMDEVEDPQDKVVYFMSLDKVKWRRPVTPGDTLVFELELTSLRGRNCRMKGRGFVDDVMVAQAELMARIVDK, encoded by the coding sequence TTGATTAAGCAGAGGACGATCACGAGGGCGTTCACGCTCGATGGGGTCGGCGTACACACGGGCGCATCCACGAGCGTGACGGTCGGACCGGCGCCCGCGAACAGCGGGGTCGTCTTCCTGCGCACCGATCTCGGTGGCGCGCGCCCCATTCCCGCACTCCTCGACAACGTTCGGGATCTGCGGAGGGGAACGAGCCTCGGGTCGGACGGCGCCGAGGTGGGCACGGTGGAGCATCTGCTCGCGGCCCTCTCTTCCTCCAAGGTGGACAACGCGCTCGTGGAGGTGGACGGTCCCGAAGTACCGGTTCGCGACGGCTCCTTTTCCGATTTCCACGAGGCGGTGGTCGCCGCCGGGTCGGAGGAGCAGGATGCCGATGCGCACGTGCTCGAGCTCGAATCTCCGGTCGTTTGGAGGGGCAGGGGAGGAACCAGCTACGCCGCGCTTCCCGCCCCGGAGCTGGAGGTGGCCGTTTCCATCGAGTACCCGCACTCGCTCATCGGACGGCAGTACGGTCACTTCAGGGCCGGCGCCGACTTCCCGGACGCGATAGCGCCCGCGCGCACCTTCGGATTCAGGTCCGACGCGGCCGAACTTAACGCCGCCGGCCGCGCTCTCGGCGCCTCTCCGGAAAACACGGTCGTGATCGGCGAAGAGGGAGAGCCTGCCCCGGAGCTGCGCTTCCCCGACGAGTTCGTCCGTCACAAGGCCGGCGACCTCCTGGGCGACCTTGCTCTCCTGGGCGGGCGGCTTCACGCCAAGATCGTGGCCGAACGTCCGGGTCACGAGGGCAACGTCGAGTTCGCGCGCAGGCTCCGGCTCGCCCTGGTCCGGGATTCCCGGAAGCCTGTCCTGGACGTGACCGCGATAATGAAGTTTCTGCCGCATCGCTATCCGATGCTGCTCGTCGACCGGATCACGGACTACGAGCCCGGACGGAAGATCACCGGGATCAAGAACGTCACCATCAACGAGGCTTTCTTCCAGGGCCACTATCCCGGACATCCGGTGATGCCGGGAGTCCTGATCGTGGAAGCGATGGCGCAGGTGGGCGGTCTGCTCCTCATGGACGAGGTGGAGGATCCGCAGGACAAGGTCGTCTACTTCATGTCGCTCGACAAGGTGAAATGGCGTCGGCCGGTGACGCCGGGCGACACCCTGGTCTTCGAACTCGAACTGACGAGCCTGCGTGGACGCAACTGCCGCATGAAGGGTCGAGGATTCGTGGACGACGTCATGGTGGCGCAGGCGGAACTGATGGCGCGCATCGTCGACAAGTGA
- the lpxA gene encoding acyl-ACP--UDP-N-acetylglucosamine O-acyltransferase, with amino-acid sequence MHATAIIDSGAQLGEGVTVGPWTFIGPGVVIGDGTVIGPRALIERDTVVGRGCRLHPGAVLGTDPQDMKYRGEHTTLTVGDRSVVREFATLNRGTAAEGVTSVGSDCLIMAYAHVAHDCRLGDHVVIANSVAMGGHVRIGDWAVIGGITPIHQFVRIGEHAFVGGGSRIAQDVPPYCRAAGNPPSLYGINSIGLTRREIDPEVRATLKKAYRLVFNSKEPLADTLRAARAELPRIPEVERLLDFVRESERGVTI; translated from the coding sequence ATCCACGCGACCGCGATCATCGATTCCGGCGCCCAACTGGGAGAGGGCGTCACGGTCGGACCTTGGACGTTCATAGGTCCAGGGGTGGTCATCGGCGACGGCACGGTGATCGGCCCCCGGGCGCTGATCGAACGCGACACCGTCGTGGGCCGGGGGTGCCGCCTTCACCCCGGCGCGGTGCTCGGGACCGATCCTCAGGACATGAAATACCGGGGCGAGCACACCACGCTGACGGTGGGCGACCGCAGCGTCGTGAGGGAGTTCGCCACCCTGAACCGGGGCACGGCGGCCGAGGGCGTCACCTCCGTCGGCTCCGACTGCCTGATCATGGCCTACGCCCATGTGGCGCACGACTGCCGTCTGGGCGACCACGTCGTCATCGCCAACTCGGTGGCCATGGGCGGCCATGTCAGGATCGGCGACTGGGCGGTGATAGGCGGGATCACGCCCATCCACCAATTCGTCCGCATCGGCGAGCACGCCTTCGTCGGCGGAGGATCGAGGATCGCCCAGGACGTGCCGCCATACTGTAGGGCGGCCGGGAATCCGCCGAGCCTCTACGGCATCAACTCGATCGGTCTGACTCGGAGGGAGATCGACCCAGAGGTCCGCGCCACCCTCAAGAAGGCCTATCGCCTCGTCTTCAACTCGAAGGAGCCGCTCGCCGACACCTTGCGGGCCGCAAGAGCCGAACTGCCTCGAATTCCCGAGGTCGAGCGTCTCCTCGACTTCGTGCGCGAGAGCGAACGGGGCGTTACCATTTAG
- the lpxB gene encoding lipid-A-disaccharide synthase, whose protein sequence is MVTGDPSGEAHAAAAVRELRRLRPEARLIGTGGERLADAGVEVIPGTGDMAMLGFLEIVPHLARMRGLLQRLTRLALDADLVMTVDYSGFNLRLLRELDSLSPRGRRTRTLHYIPPKTWAWGGARARELARLADRVACILPFEEPLLRRDGVRASYVGNPLLDGAEPIVDRAADGRPLLALFPGSRTREVGAHSGIFLSVAAKLRRLLPELEVAVGMSSALPEAVYRSAWREWADEAGAEHIEPAFVADTSTLLGSARAAIAKSGTITLECALAGLPHVVGYRVSRISWRFIGKRLAVGSFSLPNLIAGREIVPELIQAACVPSAFARALRPLLDASPEREAQLVGFEEVRELLEAPATPAGASVAERVALMAADLLQAAP, encoded by the coding sequence GTGGTGACGGGAGACCCGTCCGGCGAAGCCCATGCCGCGGCGGCGGTGAGGGAGCTGCGCCGACTCCGCCCCGAAGCACGGTTGATCGGCACGGGCGGCGAGCGTCTCGCCGACGCCGGGGTCGAGGTGATCCCGGGAACCGGAGATATGGCGATGCTGGGGTTCCTGGAGATCGTCCCGCACCTTGCGCGCATGCGCGGTCTCCTTCAACGACTGACTCGCCTTGCTCTCGATGCCGATCTGGTAATGACCGTGGACTATTCCGGTTTCAACCTGCGCCTTCTCCGCGAGCTGGATTCGCTCTCGCCGCGCGGCCGACGGACGAGGACGCTCCACTACATCCCGCCGAAGACCTGGGCATGGGGGGGCGCGAGAGCCCGGGAGCTCGCCAGACTCGCCGACAGGGTCGCCTGCATCCTTCCCTTCGAGGAACCGCTTCTCCGGAGGGACGGGGTCCGGGCCAGCTACGTCGGCAATCCGCTGCTCGACGGCGCCGAACCGATCGTGGACCGGGCCGCCGACGGCCGCCCCCTTCTCGCTCTCTTTCCGGGATCGCGCACCCGGGAGGTCGGCGCCCACTCGGGCATCTTTCTCTCGGTCGCCGCGAAGCTCCGTCGGCTTCTTCCGGAACTGGAGGTCGCGGTAGGCATGAGCTCGGCGTTACCGGAAGCCGTCTATCGCTCGGCGTGGCGTGAGTGGGCGGACGAGGCTGGAGCGGAGCATATCGAGCCCGCCTTCGTGGCCGACACCTCGACCCTCCTCGGTTCGGCGCGCGCCGCCATCGCCAAGTCCGGCACCATCACGCTCGAGTGCGCTCTCGCCGGGCTGCCGCACGTGGTGGGTTACCGCGTGTCGAGGATCAGTTGGCGTTTCATCGGCAAACGCCTCGCGGTGGGCTCCTTCTCTCTCCCGAATCTCATAGCCGGGCGGGAGATCGTGCCCGAACTGATCCAGGCGGCCTGCGTACCTTCCGCGTTCGCCCGCGCTCTTCGCCCCCTCCTCGATGCGAGCCCCGAGCGCGAAGCCCAGCTGGTCGGATTCGAGGAGGTGAGGGAGCTGCTCGAGGCGCCAGCCACGCCGGCAGGCGCCTCGGTCGCCGAACGGGTCGCGCTGATGGCGGCCGATCTGCTTCAGGCGGCGCCATGA
- a CDS encoding lysophospholipid acyltransferase family protein, whose amino-acid sequence MTRALGPTARVGGWLVTALLRSARIERRGVHHYQQRRREGRGTVFVFRHRHLLPLVHVHRGEGIAVLVSEHRDGELVARVIARRGFALARGSSTRGGVRGLRALVAAASEGRDLAVTPDGPRGPAGIFKPGAFLAAKLSGTAVVPIAVSVDRAWEASSWDGFLIPKPFSRVRVTYLPARKVPADADRSALASLAARISDEIDRAAVRDD is encoded by the coding sequence ATGACCCGCGCACTCGGTCCGACGGCTCGCGTGGGCGGTTGGCTGGTCACGGCCCTGTTGCGGTCCGCGCGCATCGAGCGGCGCGGCGTTCACCACTACCAGCAGCGTCGACGCGAGGGACGCGGAACGGTTTTCGTCTTTCGCCATCGGCACCTCCTGCCGTTGGTGCACGTCCATCGCGGCGAGGGAATCGCCGTTCTCGTTTCGGAGCACCGGGACGGAGAGCTTGTCGCTCGGGTCATCGCCCGACGCGGATTCGCGCTCGCCCGCGGATCGAGCACCCGAGGAGGAGTGCGCGGCTTGCGGGCTCTGGTCGCCGCGGCTTCGGAGGGCAGGGATCTGGCCGTGACCCCCGACGGACCCCGCGGACCGGCAGGTATCTTCAAACCCGGTGCGTTCCTGGCGGCGAAGCTCTCGGGGACGGCCGTGGTTCCGATCGCGGTTTCGGTCGATCGCGCCTGGGAGGCGTCGAGCTGGGACGGTTTTCTGATCCCGAAGCCGTTCTCGCGAGTCCGTGTGACCTATCTTCCAGCCAGGAAGGTGCCGGCCGACGCGGATCGCTCGGCTTTGGCCTCCTTGGCCGCTCGGATTTCGGACGAGATCGACCGGGCGGCGGTTCGCGATGACTGA
- the lpxK gene encoding tetraacyldisaccharide 4'-kinase, giving the protein MTEGRRRVGASVAAGARGRGHRLARRLWYDRPSFAFRVLFQLSAPLSFGYRALFAYDRRRRLDRRRSAAIPVISVGGLVAGGSGKTPVTSWVASVLARAGGRPGRVGGPGPDDEALLHRRWTPAVAVVVDRDRFRGVEELARRGVEIAVLDDGFQHRQLARDLDLALVSAGENRALLPRGPRREPGSALNRADRIVLVKSGDASPAWDASEAPETPVAQLRFEPGSWLDLVGAPAPAPEGQVLAVSGIARPDRFAAQLAAAGYPPAASITYADHHRYTRRDALDIRNRLNGRTLVTTEKDAVKLCRFGSVLGPARALGQQLVWETGETELARAVVAVGLERGSLEMGGRPDGRGRAGTPGRSPAGSPCP; this is encoded by the coding sequence ATGACTGAGGGCAGACGGCGAGTCGGAGCGAGCGTCGCCGCCGGAGCTCGCGGTCGCGGCCACCGGCTCGCACGACGGTTGTGGTACGACCGCCCCTCCTTCGCGTTTCGCGTCCTGTTCCAGCTTTCCGCACCTCTTTCCTTCGGCTACCGAGCCCTTTTCGCCTACGATCGGCGGCGCAGGCTCGACCGCCGGAGGTCGGCGGCCATCCCGGTGATCTCGGTGGGCGGCCTCGTCGCCGGGGGGAGCGGGAAGACGCCGGTAACCTCCTGGGTCGCCTCCGTGCTCGCAAGGGCCGGTGGGCGTCCGGGCCGCGTCGGCGGCCCCGGGCCCGACGACGAGGCCCTGCTTCACAGGCGGTGGACGCCGGCTGTCGCGGTCGTCGTCGACCGCGATCGCTTCCGGGGCGTGGAGGAGCTCGCGCGTCGGGGGGTCGAAATCGCCGTGCTCGACGACGGTTTCCAGCACCGGCAGCTCGCGCGCGACCTCGATCTCGCTCTTGTGAGCGCCGGGGAGAATCGCGCGCTCCTGCCCCGAGGCCCGAGACGGGAACCGGGTTCGGCTCTGAATCGGGCGGACCGGATCGTGCTTGTCAAGTCGGGAGACGCCTCCCCGGCGTGGGACGCGTCCGAAGCGCCCGAGACTCCCGTGGCGCAGCTCCGTTTCGAGCCCGGGTCCTGGCTCGATCTCGTCGGCGCTCCGGCCCCCGCGCCCGAAGGACAGGTACTTGCGGTTTCGGGTATCGCTCGACCTGATCGTTTCGCGGCGCAACTGGCGGCGGCCGGGTACCCACCCGCAGCCTCGATCACCTACGCCGACCACCACCGCTATACCCGCCGCGACGCGCTCGACATCAGGAATCGCCTGAACGGTCGCACCTTGGTGACCACCGAAAAGGACGCGGTCAAGCTGTGCCGGTTCGGCTCCGTCCTGGGCCCGGCCCGGGCGCTCGGCCAGCAACTGGTCTGGGAGACGGGCGAGACGGAGCTGGCCCGTGCCGTCGTGGCGGTCGGACTCGAGCGCGGTAGCCTGGAGATGGGCGGTCGGCCAGATGGGCGCGGTCGGGCCGGAACGCCCGGTCGTTCACCCGCCGGGAGCCCATGCCCGTGA
- a CDS encoding 23S rRNA (pseudouridine(1915)-N(3))-methyltransferase RlmH codes for MKVVTLSVGGVGPPLAAGVEEYEKRARRYWRTEIVQVKAGCKGRATPRRVTEAEAERLLRRIPDAFECLALTRTGAQLSSAALARLLSDAALRSLSGVIFVIGGAYGLAPSVLARADRRISLSALTVPHELARLVLAEQLYRAGTIVRKEPYHKAVPT; via the coding sequence GTGAAGGTGGTCACGCTCTCCGTCGGCGGCGTCGGCCCTCCGCTTGCGGCCGGCGTCGAGGAGTACGAGAAGCGCGCCCGCCGCTACTGGCGGACCGAGATCGTCCAGGTCAAGGCGGGCTGCAAGGGACGGGCGACGCCCCGTCGCGTGACGGAGGCCGAGGCCGAACGCCTTCTCCGGCGCATCCCGGACGCCTTCGAATGCCTCGCCCTCACGAGGACCGGTGCGCAGCTCTCCTCCGCGGCGCTCGCCCGTCTGCTCTCGGATGCCGCACTCCGTTCGCTCTCCGGGGTGATCTTTGTCATCGGAGGGGCGTACGGGCTTGCGCCGTCGGTGCTCGCGAGAGCGGATCGCAGGATCTCGCTTTCCGCGCTGACCGTGCCGCACGAGCTCGCCCGCCTCGTCCTCGCGGAGCAGCTCTACCGCGCCGGCACCATTGTCCGCAAAGAACCCTATCACAAGGCGGTCCCTACTTGA
- the bshC gene encoding bacillithiol biosynthesis cysteine-adding enzyme BshC yields the protein MTGNVSSLELMVGPALGSALHRAYLDGAESIAPFFEYDYRSLSSYRAKADEVDRRFDRKARLRAARALHPGGDLSPEMLDWVEREGYMVTTGQQPALFGGPLYCLVKALGAVRLAERLETELGRPVIPVYWMASEDHDWAEADHVSITSPKNELVEIRLPRPPGEGNPSLGRIPLGPEIAACVARLDDLLPPSEFARDYLDLTARCFTPGRTLPEACLDFFGSLLDRFDLRFVDSASAQVKEASAPLLARELGRSMESEELLGVTGRRLTDLGLPLQVPVLEGAVNLFFEGPAGRERICRDGGSFRLRGSGLRYSSDELLSHQRSDPRTLSPNVLLRPLVESAVFPTLAYVAGPGEVSYFAQLRSYYASLDLTMPVVYPRAGVTPLEGKVAKVLDKFDLDIDGLARPLHEVTAKFVREAVPDRVRDSLSRFRQGVAPGMAEIDRTVRAIDPTVSGSVKHARAQIFHAVRELERKIGHAVKRQNAVAVGQVEKAALHLFPKGVPAERVQSPLYYLARYGESFIDRLYASLEAEIG from the coding sequence TTGACCGGAAACGTCTCCTCGCTCGAGCTGATGGTCGGTCCCGCCTTGGGCTCCGCGCTGCACCGCGCCTACCTGGACGGCGCCGAGTCCATCGCTCCCTTCTTCGAGTACGATTACCGCTCCCTCTCTTCCTACCGCGCCAAGGCCGACGAGGTGGACCGACGCTTCGACCGGAAGGCGAGGCTGCGGGCGGCCCGGGCGCTCCATCCCGGCGGCGACCTCTCCCCCGAAATGCTCGACTGGGTCGAGCGCGAAGGCTACATGGTCACCACCGGCCAGCAGCCGGCGCTCTTCGGAGGACCGCTCTACTGCCTGGTGAAGGCGTTGGGTGCGGTCAGGCTCGCCGAGAGGCTCGAAACCGAGCTGGGGCGTCCGGTGATCCCGGTCTACTGGATGGCCTCGGAGGACCACGACTGGGCGGAGGCGGATCACGTCTCGATCACCAGCCCGAAGAACGAGCTCGTCGAGATCAGGCTCCCTCGACCTCCGGGCGAAGGCAACCCCTCGCTCGGCCGCATCCCCCTCGGGCCGGAGATCGCGGCGTGCGTGGCCAGGCTCGACGATCTACTTCCGCCTAGCGAATTCGCACGCGACTACCTCGACCTGACGGCTCGGTGCTTCACACCCGGGCGGACGCTGCCCGAGGCCTGCCTCGACTTCTTCGGATCCCTCTTGGACCGCTTCGACCTTCGGTTCGTCGATTCGGCGTCCGCTCAGGTGAAAGAGGCGAGCGCTCCGCTCCTGGCACGTGAGTTGGGCAGAAGCATGGAAAGTGAAGAGCTGCTCGGAGTTACAGGGCGTCGTCTTACCGATCTCGGGCTGCCCCTTCAGGTGCCGGTGCTCGAAGGCGCGGTCAATCTCTTCTTCGAAGGACCGGCCGGCCGGGAGCGCATCTGCCGTGACGGAGGCAGCTTCCGTCTGCGAGGTTCGGGGCTCAGATACTCGTCGGACGAACTTCTCTCCCACCAGCGCTCCGATCCGCGGACCCTCAGTCCCAACGTCCTGCTCAGGCCCTTGGTGGAGAGCGCGGTGTTTCCCACCCTGGCCTATGTGGCGGGTCCCGGCGAGGTCAGCTATTTCGCCCAGCTTCGCAGCTACTACGCCTCGCTGGATCTCACCATGCCGGTCGTCTACCCGCGCGCCGGCGTCACACCCCTGGAGGGCAAGGTGGCCAAGGTGCTCGACAAGTTCGACCTCGACATCGACGGTCTGGCCCGTCCCCTCCACGAGGTGACCGCCAAGTTCGTGCGCGAAGCGGTTCCGGATCGGGTCCGGGACAGCCTGAGCCGGTTCAGGCAGGGCGTCGCACCGGGGATGGCCGAGATCGACCGCACCGTCCGCGCCATCGACCCCACGGTCTCGGGCTCGGTCAAACACGCCCGCGCTCAGATCTTCCATGCGGTTCGCGAGCTCGAGCGCAAGATCGGTCACGCCGTCAAGCGCCAGAACGCCGTCGCCGTGGGCCAGGTCGAGAAGGCGGCCCTCCACCTCTTCCCGAAGGGGGTTCCAGCGGAGAGGGTGCAAAGTCCGCTTTACTATCTCGCCCGTTACGGAGAGAGCTTCATCGACCGTCTGTACGCGTCGCTGGAAGCGGAGATCGGATGA
- the murJ gene encoding murein biosynthesis integral membrane protein MurJ translates to MIPASLRGYWKIGASRVFSGIFLSRLLGLARERAIAHFFGAGFHADVWRVAMRLPNVLRNLLGEGTLAAAMVPVYSRLLEEGRDADARRFAGAVLGLLALVAGAVSITAAFLAQAIVEIVVPLWSPEKQRATATIVRVVTPMVGLTIVSAWAMAVLDSHRRFFVSYAGSSLWNLVMIATLVAGGVRFGLGQDDLLLALGWGAFAGGALQLAIQGSVALRQLPGIRISLGKGIAEVREAVRNFFPVLGARGATNIGGWLELVMVGLLAEGAAAAMGYAQTLYLIPIALFGISIAAAELPELARMRAEEKETFVLRIERALGRLTRYTIPAVVGFLFLGDIVVATLFQTGAFGRTATTVTWLTLAAYALGIFASANSRTLTSSFYALREYRTPARIVLARVAISIAIGVALMFPLDRRLVGEPGAQLSLGPVGIALGTSVGAWIEWTMLRRALERRIGRCRVQPGRILSASTLALGCALVVLGIPTLAGVPVGALGAWLVGEGAGGETGALPPLAAGAVTLVPYCVLYLVADWLLGRRRDGPTSEPGNGRAGEDLPSGAGDAGEEPGP, encoded by the coding sequence GTGATCCCCGCTTCGCTCCGCGGCTACTGGAAGATCGGCGCGTCGCGGGTGTTCAGCGGCATATTCCTGAGCCGCCTCCTCGGGCTGGCCCGCGAGCGGGCCATCGCCCACTTCTTCGGGGCCGGTTTTCATGCCGACGTCTGGCGAGTGGCGATGCGGCTGCCGAACGTGCTGCGCAACCTTCTCGGCGAAGGAACGCTCGCCGCCGCCATGGTGCCTGTCTACTCCAGGCTTCTGGAAGAAGGGAGAGACGCCGATGCCCGCCGGTTCGCCGGCGCCGTGCTGGGACTGCTTGCCCTCGTCGCGGGAGCCGTATCGATCACCGCCGCGTTCCTCGCTCAGGCGATCGTCGAGATCGTGGTTCCTCTGTGGAGTCCCGAGAAGCAGCGAGCCACGGCGACGATTGTCCGGGTCGTCACTCCCATGGTGGGACTGACCATCGTCTCCGCCTGGGCGATGGCCGTGCTCGACTCCCACCGCCGCTTTTTCGTCTCGTACGCGGGCTCGAGCCTGTGGAACCTGGTCATGATCGCCACCCTCGTGGCCGGCGGGGTGAGGTTCGGTCTCGGTCAGGACGATCTCCTGCTCGCCCTCGGATGGGGCGCGTTCGCGGGCGGAGCCCTACAGCTCGCGATCCAGGGAAGCGTCGCGCTCAGACAGCTCCCGGGCATCCGGATCTCTCTGGGAAAGGGGATCGCCGAGGTGAGGGAAGCCGTGCGCAACTTCTTCCCCGTGCTGGGCGCTCGCGGTGCGACCAATATCGGCGGCTGGCTCGAACTCGTGATGGTGGGGCTGCTCGCCGAGGGCGCCGCGGCGGCCATGGGGTACGCTCAGACGCTCTATCTGATACCCATCGCGCTCTTCGGCATCTCGATCGCGGCGGCGGAGCTTCCCGAGCTCGCCAGAATGAGGGCGGAGGAGAAGGAGACGTTCGTTCTCCGGATCGAGCGCGCGCTGGGCCGGCTGACCCGTTACACGATCCCGGCGGTCGTCGGTTTCCTGTTTCTCGGCGACATCGTCGTCGCCACCCTTTTCCAGACCGGAGCCTTCGGACGTACCGCCACCACCGTCACCTGGCTGACTCTCGCGGCTTACGCCCTCGGGATCTTCGCGTCGGCTAACTCCCGGACCCTGACCTCCAGCTTCTACGCGCTGCGGGAGTACCGCACGCCTGCGCGCATCGTGCTGGCAAGAGTGGCGATCTCGATCGCGATCGGCGTCGCCCTCATGTTCCCCCTCGACCGCCGGCTCGTCGGCGAACCCGGAGCCCAGCTCTCTCTGGGACCGGTCGGCATCGCTCTCGGGACCTCGGTCGGGGCCTGGATCGAGTGGACAATGCTCAGAAGAGCGCTGGAGAGGAGAATCGGTCGCTGCCGCGTGCAGCCGGGCCGGATCCTGTCGGCCTCGACGCTTGCTCTCGGGTGCGCGTTGGTGGTGCTGGGGATCCCGACGCTGGCGGGCGTACCCGTGGGAGCGCTCGGCGCGTGGCTCGTCGGGGAGGGCGCCGGTGGCGAGACCGGGGCTCTCCCCCCCTTGGCCGCCGGCGCGGTGACGCTGGTTCCCTACTGCGTCCTCTACCTCGTAGCGGATTGGTTGCTCGGACGCCGAAGGGACGGACCGACCTCGGAACCTGGAAACGGTCGGGCCGGTGAAGATCTACCCTCCGGGGCAGGCGACGCGGGCGAGGAACCCGGACCGTGA